In the genome of Funiculus sociatus GB2-C1, the window CCTGGAACTGACACAGCAGTGGTGGGGCCGAATGGTGCGGGTAAAAGTACGCTGGTGCAGGCGATTCTAGGATTGATTGAGCGAACTGCTGGAAAGATTGAGATTTTTGATCGTCCAGTGGAAAGATTGGGGCATCTGTGTCATTTGCTGGGCTATATGCCGCAAAATTTTATTTTTGACCGCAGTTTTCCCATCTCTGTTGGGGAATTGGTGGGGTTGGGATGGGTTAAGGAAAGCAAAAGCCTTCATGGGAATCTCCCCAGTCACAAAGGGAATACACCCTTTTGGCGAAGGCTGTGGTGGGAAGATGGAGAAAAGATAGATGCGATCGCATCCGCGCTCAAACGTGTGGATGCCTACCACCTGCGCCATCAAGCCATCGGCACTCTCAGCGGCGGACAACTAAAGCGAGTATTGTTGGCTTATTGCTTGGTGATGCCTCGTCAACTGCTGGTGCTGGATGAAGCGTTTGCTGGTGTGGACGTACAAGGGGCAGCAGATTTTTATACCTTGCTAAATGAACTTAAGCGGGAGCGAAACTGGACAGTGTTGCAGGTTTCCCACGATATTGATATGGTGAGCCGACATTGCGATCGCGTTCTGTGTCTCAACCAAACTGTCGTTTGCACTGGCACGCCCGATATTGCCCTTTCTCCACAAAACCTTTTAGCTACCTATGGCCCTGCCTTCAGTCGCTATCACCATCATCACGGTTGACACTCCCCGCATTAAAGTAATTCACTACAGCAATTCAAGGGTTGGGTGCGATACATCTGTAGGGACATGGCAATGCCATGTCCCTACCAAGGCTGCCCGAAGGTGCCAATTGCTACTAAACAAAGTTTTCAGCCCAGCAGGTAGTCATTAGTCAAAAGCTATGAACTAATGACTAATGACTAATGACTAAATGGCCTCTCTTTTGAGCAGTTCAGCGATCGCTTGCCGTTCTGCTGGGGGTTCAGATGGTCGCACCTGACGAGCGTCAGTAATTAGCCAATCTAACGCTGCTGCTTGGACATCAATCGTGGCACCAGTTTTATCCACGCAGTAGCGTCCAAACACCAACTTATCTACCAGGCGCACGTCTTCTCCCAAGCGGGAGTATTCAAAAATTACGCTGTTTTCCACTTTCGCGCCGCTACACACCCAGCAATTTGGCCCAATCATGGTGGGGCCTACTATTTTGGCTCCATCTTCAATGTGGGTCATAGCGCCGATATAGACGGGGCCTGTAATATCAACTTTGTCCCAGTTCACGGCAACATTCAAGCCAGTGTAGATACCGGGAGCCACTTCGTGTCCGGGAATGGCGACATTTTTTACTTCTCCCAGTAGTACGCTGCGAATTGCCTGCCAGTAGTCCGGCACTTTTCCAATATCCACCCACTGGAAATCCATTGGAATCGCGTAGAAAGGGGCATTCATCGCTACTAACTGGGGAAACAGGTCGCTACCAATGTCATATTGAACGCCAGAGGGGATGTACTTCAACACTTCTGGCTCAAAAATATAAATACCAGTGTTGATGTTAGTGCTGAGAGCTTCTTCCACCGAGGGCTTTTCTTGAAAAGCTTTAACTCGTCCGTCCTCGTCCGTGACGACGACACCGTAGCTAGAAACTTCTTCTCGCGGGACGGTTTTCATGACGATAGTAGCGATCGCGCCCTTTTCTCGATGCCACTTTACTGCTGCTGTCAGATCAAGATCAATTAGGGCATCTCCGCACAAAACTACAAAAGTATCGTCAAAAAAAGGAGAAAAGTCCTGAATACGCCGCATTCCCCCAGCAGATCCTATAGCCTCTCCTACGAGATCGCCGTTTTCTTCAATCTTCCCTTCAAAAGAGTAGCCAATCTGTACGCCAAAACGCTGACCATCGCGGAAATAACTTTCAATCTCATTAGCAAGGTGGCTGACATTGACCATGATCTCGTCAAACCCATGCTGCCTTAGGAGTTCCACTAAAAACTCCATCACTGGTTTTTGCAGGATCGGAATCAAAGGTTTGGGAATGGTGTAGGTAATAGGACGAACGCGAGTACCCTTACCAGCTGCCAGAATCATGGCTTTCATGAATATTTTTCCTCAATCCTATGCCACTTTAGTTTTATTGCATTTAGCTGAATCTCCATCCCTTAAAGAATAAGGGATGGACGGACAAACATTGTAATCTACCGACTCTGTAGATGTTCTACAAGTTTCCTTGTAGGCGATAGGCATTGGCTAAAAGAGAATTTTTAGTTCCCAGTACAACCAATACAACCAGTCGCTAGTCCCCAGTCACTAGAGTACGGATTTTCAGGTCTTGGTAGAACTCTTCTTGGGCTAGCTCTACTTTAGACTGAGCTGATAGTAACAGCAGCGCCCAAAAAACGCCCACTCGGTCATGTCGTTTTGGCACAGCATACGCCTCTGGTGGCGATGCCTGACCGTTTAACTTTTCTGAGTGTTGCTTCACCCCTGCCCATAACTCTACCAGCTCCTCTAGCTCTAGCCAATCCTGACCAAGTGACATTTGGGGACGATAGTGGCTCAAAAACACGTCTAACTGGGCTGCCGTTTCGGTAAGATTTTCTTGGTGAGCCAAAGCAGCGATCGCTTTTGCAGCTTGGGCGCGAGACTGGGAGACGCGATAAAGTGGGTCTTTCGTAGCACGGCGAGAAGGTTTTTCTTCTAGTGCATCTGCCATCTGCTGTATTTGGTCAATTAATTCTTGCAGCGTCACACGACGGCTAGAAGGAGGCATCGCAGTCCCGCGTCGGCGCAAATGTCGCTCCAGCTTTACTGGTAAGCTTCTGACAGCATCAGCAACCTCTTGTGCATCGGTGTCGTCCAGTTCGGGATCGTCTGCTGTTGATGCTTGGGAAAACAGCGTGTCCGCCTTGAGTAACACCAGCATGGAAGCATACAAAAAAGCCTGTCCGGAGTGAGACAGTTCTACTTCACAGGTGCCAGAATGCTTATCGCCCAATTTCTCTAGTTCCAATAGGCATTTGTCAATTACCTCAATCACCTGAACATCCCAAGGGTCAATTTCTCCTCGCTGGGCGAGATCGATGAGGAGGGCGATCGCTTCTTGGGCTGGTTGGGCTGTCATATGAATTTTGGATTTTGGATTGTGAATGGGGAATTGGGAAATATCCTAATCCCTCCTTTTGCCCCTAGACCCTTTTCCCAACAAGTTAAATGGACTGTGCAAAGGCTTTTGTTGTCTCTGCATCTTGCTCTTGGAGAGTAGCACTAAGGGACATACTTTGTTTTTCTTCCAGTTCTGCTTGACGTTGGGCAATATTTTGCTCTAATTCCTGAATACGCTCGTCCTTAGAACGCATCTGGCGCATTTGTTTTCCAGACTCTATCCCGCGTAGCAGCCGCGTCCAGATGCTAAACAGCCAAGCGAGAATCGCGCCCACGCCCATCGCCAGAATCAGTTCAATACAGATGGGCGCTTGCACCTGCACACCTTCGACAATTTGAATAGCAGCGGGTGCAGTATTTTCTAAGCTGAATAAAACCAGGGCAAGGATTAGCGCAAAGATTATCAAGAAATTAATTTGCCGCATAATTTATACTCCTCAACAACCACACTTACTTAAAAAGTTTACCGGGTAGCAATGCCTAAATTGCCAAGAAAACCCGATTTCCATCTCAAGTTAACCTACCGCAGCGCCTGTATTCAGCTTATTTTCTCGTTTCCTCACCTCAGTTGGCAACAGAAAATGTTGCGAAGCGGTGGTATCTATCCTGACAATGCCAATAATTCTCCGATAAGCCCACAGGACTTGTCACCTCAATGCTTTACAAACCAAGTCAGCCTAACGCAACCGCCTCTTGCAAAGCATTCCTCAGTAGAACCTGGAAACGAGAGATTAGGAAATAAATTCGTTTAAAATTAGCAAAAATTAATTTTATGATTGTTTAAAGATGCTAGTGAAACCAGCCAATCTTTGTATCAACGTGGGAACTTCACTTTTATAATTAATATTTTTCCTAAGCGCGGCATTAACTTAAAAACGCCAATAGCAACTACGGCAAAGGAAAAAATCCAACATCTAAACTCTATTATTAATAAGCATCTCTGATTTCTATAGCACTTTACCCAGAGGGTTAGTGTCTAATGGATTCATTTCAGATGCAATTTCAACAACTTCTGGTTCAACTGCCTCAAGATGTTTTTCCAAAATTGCTAAATTACGGATATTTGACTTGTAATAAGCATCGAACAAGTCACCCACCAAAGGCACCGTGCCAACGACAGCTTCCAAAGAAATATTGAAAATCATTCGTCTTAAATCTTCACCCGGTATCCGGAATTTAGCAGCTAAAAAGATAATATAAGCGGAAAATGTTGTACTTACAATATCTCCTGCGCCTGGGACTAAACCAATTATTGGATCTAAACCAATCCGAAAACGTGTCCCTGGAATACCGATGGCTGTATCCATCAGGCGGCTAAGCTTACGGATGCGATTAAGAGTAGCAATGCGTTCAGCAGTATTCATATTTTTGATTTTGGCACCCTAAATAGACGCTCGTCTTGTACCGCGAGGAATAATATACAATTGCACCCAACCAATCCAAAGCTATACCTCGACTGGAGTGTGTAGGCAATGCTCACCTATCCCTGTCTAGGTGGCTTTGGTTTATTAAACTAAACTAAAAACTAATATAGCAGTCCCAAATGATTCGGGAATGCGAGATCCCAGACTTCTCTAAGAAGTCGGGGATCTGAAGTGCTAGGACATCAGAACTCAAATAGGATTGCTATGCTATAGGTTCCCTTAAAATATCAGCCCTTAGGTGGATTAATAAAAATCGAGTGTTCTTTCTATAGATAGCTGAATATTAAGGTGAGATTGAATATTAGTAGTGATAAGCATTTTGAATTAACCGTTTTTATTTTTTTTAATGAGGGCTTTAGATATGACTGTTTCGACAGAATCTACAAGACGAAATAGAGCCACTCGGAGTAGAAACCTAATTATCAACGGCAGCTTCCAAAACGGCCCTAGCCCAGGACAATCCTTAAAACTCAATCCAGGGTCAACAGTAATTCAAGGATGGGTTGTGACACGAGCGCCTATTGATTATGTAGGCACACTATGGCAAGCTGCTAATGGCGATCGCAGTCTGGATCTTGACGGTGCAGGTGCTGGCGGAATTGCACAAACATTTGACACAGTACCTGGTGAAAGTTACGTTGTTACCTTTAGTCTGGCTGGAAACCCGTTGGGTGCGCCTCCAATTAAGCTGTTGGGTGTAACAGCGGCAGGGCAATCAACTAATTTTGCATTTAACATTTCTGGCCGCACTCCAACGAATATGGGCTGGGAAACTAAAAGATGGATGTTTATGGCGCAATCTAACAAGACAACTCTTGAGTTTTTTAGCCTGAATACATCCGGTGGTTCTTGGGGCCCTGCACTTGATAGTGTATTGGTTGTATTAGCTTGAGAAGTTGACAACTGTTATTTGTCAATTCAGAAAGTCTTTCTTCAGAGGTGTGTCGTATTCCTGTATCAAGTTCAAGATGAGTAACACTATCTCAAAGGAAAGGAAGCTATAATGGTTAGTCGCCACAAATTATCTGGGGTTGCGGGTAAAGTAGCAATTATTGCCAGCTTAGTGCTTGGAGTAGGGCTTTTAGAAAGTAGAAATATAGCAAAAGCGACAATTTTCTCTCCAATTAGGTCAACTAACATAGAGGGGAATGGAAATAATAATATCCCTTTTAATAACTTCCTTGTTTCTCCTGTAGGAATACGATATCAACAAGTTTTTGCAGCTCCTGACTTTTTAAGTATAGAACCAGGATTGATTACTGAAATTGCTTTTCGCCCCGATGCAGGACGAGCGGGTAATGCTTTTTCATCCATTATTCCAAATATCCAAATTAATCTTTCCACAACCAGTTTATTTCCAGATGCTTTAAGCACAACCTTTGCCGAAAATGTTGGAGATGATGAAACAATAGTCTATAACGGGGAGCTTTTACTCTCTAGTGCGGATATTGGCGCTCCAAACCAACCAAAAGATTTTGATATCGTTATTGATTTACAAAATCCATTTTTTTATGACCCAAATCAAGGCAACTTGTTGCTTGATGTGAGAACCTTCTCTTTCACTAGGACAACTGCATTTGATTCGGAAAATACCTTTGGAGATTCTATATCTCGCGTGTTTAGTTTCGATCCTAGTGCTTCTACTGGTACTGACGATACAACTGGGTTAGTAACTAAATTTACAATTGCAACTAGGAATAATACAGCTTTGATTCCCGAAAGTTCTTCGACGGTAGCACTGTTAGCATTTGGTGCATTAACTGCAATTTCACAAGTAAAGCGTTCTCTCGCAACGCCCAAGTAATTTTTACTGACAAGGGTTTTCTCAGAAAATTGAGGCAAAACCGTGTCTAGATTCGCCAGAATAGAAGGGTGTGTCACCTGGAAATTGGAAGATGATCGCGATCGCTGTGGGTTTTAACGTGCTGATCTCGCTGGTGCTCTTGTATAGTGCCTGGGTAATAATTAAATTGCGATCGCGTCTAGCAAAAATAGCAGATAAAATAATTGCCGCCGAACGCACCACCTACAAAGTGCTGCATAATGCCCCCAATGCCATTTCTAAAGGTCAAACGGGGGCATTGCGGCTAGGACAGCAATATCAGCAACTCGATCCTCAACTACAACGAGTGCAACAAGTTTTAGGATTATTCAGCCTAGGCAGAAAGTTCTGGCTGCGGGGTAAGCCGAAATCGGTAGCAACAGGGGTACGCTTCTGGCGCAGAAGTTGAAACCACCACTGTTAAGATTGGGGCAATTGTTCAAAACAAAGATTGGACGATTGCCTTGTTCTGTGGGCAACATATCAGTATTAACGGGAAAACTGAATAGAATTGGAGTAAGACATAGAGACTAGAAGATGTCAAACAACCGTGCTGGATCTGGATCATTTATTGGTGGTGTGTTACTAGGCACCGCTATCGGAACAATAACCGGGTTACTGATTGCGCCCCGCAATGGTCGTGAGACGCGACAGCTGTTGAAAAAATCTGCCGATGCCTTACCGGAGTTAGCAGAAGATTTATCAACCAGCGTGCAGTTGCAAGCCGATCGCCTCTCAGAATCAGCACTGAAAAACTGGGATGAGACGCTGATCAGATTGCGGCAAGCGATCGCAGCGGGGATTGAAGCTACTCAACGCGAACAACAAGCGCTTAAGCAAACACCGGGGGCAGAATTAGAACCTGATGTCCGTCCTCTTGTAACCACAGACGATAGGCGAACGTTAAGTGACTGAACCCTTATTTTGGCTTGGACTCTCAATTCTACTGGTTGCCGTCAGCTTAACCGCAGTCTTAATCACGCTACTGCCAGCAGTGCAGGAGTTAGCGCGGGCAGCCAGAAGTCTAGAAAAGTTGGCTGACACTCTGCGCCGAGAATTGCCGCCAACCCTGGAGGCAATTCGTCTGACAGGTATGGAAATTACTGACTTGACAGATGATGTCGGTGAAGGCGTTAAAAGCGCTGGTCAAGTTGTTAAACAAGTCGATCAAAGCATCAGCGGTGCCAAAAAGCAGGCTCAAAATATCGAACTTGGCACCAAGAGCGTTTTTGCGGGTATCAAGGCGGCTTGGAGAACCTTCAAGCGTCCCACCTCGGCCCGTCGGTCGATGGATCGTCTGCCACCAAGCCACAGAAATACCGTTGGGATGCGTGGCTACCGCGATGCTTCTTATCAAGACCCTAAACCTAACAACGCCTCTCCTTCCAATGGACATTATGAGGAATGGGAGCGGGAGCAGCCAGACTCAGAAGATTAGAGGGCTATGGAATCAGCAGCTTTGTCAGTGAATTAGCAACTAACTCAACACTCTTTAATCATGAGAAACGATAGAAACTCACAGTCTGCCAATTCCGCCACTGACAGGCTGTTAGATGATAATCGGCATTCCCCCTGGCGGAATTATCAATACAACGGTGTTTTTGCCCTGATATCAATCAACCTGCTGATATTTATTGTTGGCAATATACCCGGCATTGCTCTTACTAGCACCCTGGCTCTGAACCATTCCAACCCAGCCTGGTATCAATTTTTTACGGCAATGTTTTCTCACGCAAGCTGGGCGCACTTGTCGGGAAATCTGTTTTTTCTTTACATCTTTGGTCGCTTAGTTGAGGAAGAGGAAGGCCTTTTAGGGGTTGTTGGCTCTTACTTAATATGTGGACTGGGAGCTAGCCTAATGAGCTGGCTTTTTCAACCGGGGGGAATTTATTCTTTGGGAGCGTCGGGAGCAGTCTTTGGGTTGTTCGCCGTCAGCGTGTTGATTAAGTTGAGCTGGAATTGGCGAAAAATTCTGGAAGTGCTGATTCTGGGGCAGTTTGTTGTTGAACGAGTATTTTTCGAGTTCGGACAGACGGGGGCGAGAGACGGCGTAGACCATTTCGCTCACCTGGGTGGTGCTGCTGTGGGGGTGGCGCTGATTATGGGGTTGATGCGGCTGGAGAAAAAGCACCAGGGTAAAGGCGGGTAATCTGAGGGCGATCGCTATTTGAGGAGACTCAATTAGATGGCATAGTATTAAAGGAAGGTAAACAAGTGTTAAGAAATATGAGTTTACCTAACCAGTCCGTATATAAAAAAATCAAATTGCCAATGCCGCATATTTTCCCAAAACGACTTCTGGCATCTCTAGTCGCCTTTATTTTGGCAATGTCCATATGGGCGATCGCTCCTGTAGCACACGCCTATAACAACCCCGACTTACTGCCCGAAACCCCAACCCCAGTAATAGACTTAGCTAAAGCCCTCACCAACATTCAGGAAGAGGCACTTGTCAAAAATATAGAAGAATTTGAAGCTGAAACTGGCTGGAAACTGCGAGTTTTAACCCAGTATGACCGCACCCCCGGTCGTGCCGTAAAAGATTTCTGGGGTCTGGATGATAAAAGTATCCTGCTAGTTGCTGACCAAAGGGGCGGCAATATCCTCAACTTTAATGTAGGCGATGAAGTTTATAAGCTCATGCCTCGTACCTTCTGGATCGAGTTACAGACGCGCTTTGGTAATCTGTACTTTGTCCGCGAAAACGGCGAAGACCAGTCAATCATTCAATCCTTAGAATCCATCAAAGGTTGTCTGGTTCAAGGTGGTTGCCGCGTTGTCCCCGGACTGCCCAGAGAGCAGTGGATTCTCACCCTGATTACCTCCATAGTTGGTGGAGTTATCTGTGGCTTTGCCGCTATCCCCCGCAAAGAAGGGCAGATTTTTGCATGGCAGTGGGCTTTAATCTTCTCCCCACTGTGGGGAATTTTGTTCATTGCCTTTGGCATTGGCCCAGTTATCTCTCGTACCTCCGAGTGGCTGCCTCTGTTTCGCAACTTCGCAGGTTTCATGATCGGTGCCTTAGTAGCTTACCTCTCGCCAATGATCAGTAACTCTACGGCTTCCGAAACCTAAAGGGTGTAAGGTGGAAGGTGATATTTAGGAGTTAGGAGTGAAGAGTTAGGAGTGAGGAGTTGTAGAGACGGCGATTTATCGCGTCTTTGAGTTATTAATTTATAACCCATAACTCATAGCTCATAACTCACAACTCATAACTCATAACTTTTTCATCCCCTTCTTGCTGATGGCTATGGAATGGCACGTAACAGATGCCCAAAGTTTGGCAATTATCGACCGGGAAATGGGCGACCACATCTTTTCCCCGGCAGAATATGAGATTGTCCGCCGGGTGATTTACGCAACCGCCGACTTTGAATATATGTCTTTAATACGTTTTTCTGAACGTGCGCTCCAAGCTGGTGCAGCAGCTTTAGCGGCTCGTAGTACCATTGTCGTAGATGTGCCAATGGTGCAAGTCGGCATTACACCAACTATCCAAAATACTTTTGCTAATCCGGTGTATTGCAGTATGGAAGCCCTGACGCGCCCCCAAAAAGAAAAAAGTCGTGCTGCCTGGGGAATCGAAACCCTAGCTAAACGCTATCCTGAGGGAATTTTTGTCGTTGGTCAGGCGCAGACTGCTCTCACTGCCCTTGTAGAGTTAATTGAGGCAGAGGAAATTAGACCAGCGTTAGTAATTGGTACACCTTCGGGATTTGTAGATGTGGATGTCGCCAAAGATCGACTGAAAGATTCTCTGGTTCCTCACATTCGGATTGAAGGTCGTAAGGGCAGTGCAGTAGTAGCTGCGGCGATTGTCAACGGATTGGTTGACTTAGCTTGGCAGGCATACGGACAAGATCCTAATGGCGTAGGCTAAACTCGTTACTCTTGTTATTGGGTGCAAGCTGAGTAACAAGAGCTAGGAGGCAGTACCTCCCCAAGAAAGCCTATCCAGAGTGCGATCGCACTCTGGACAGGTATTTCCAAGACTAAGCCTGGAGACTAACGTGAAGGCGGAACTTCGCCCTTATTACTTACCTGGTAATCCGTTATGTCTGTTCGGGTCTTTCTTCTCCTTCTTAGTCCCGTCAGATTCCTTTTTAGGCTTTTTGGCTTCTCTACCGCCCTTTTCCTTTGCCATTACTTTTCTCCGTTAGGGGTTCCCTTAATTGTGTATCAACTTTCCGATTTCCGAAGGGAAACTCTATTTTTTTTTTAACCTTCCCTTGAATAATTCGGGATAAGGTCAAAAGGGATGACGAGCGTTATCCTGATTATTTATTTGAGGAATTAAGGACGACGCGATCGCTTACGCCGTTGAGTACGCTCTTTAGGCTCTTCAGGATAAGGAACATCATCGGCGTACTGCAACTGACGGCTGACATCGACAAAGAAACCTCGTTGCAAGTAAGGATAGTCACTTACCCACAGATTCTCGTCGGGAAGATAAATGTCTGTGAATTTGGCAATGCGTCCCAAATCTTTTTGATTTGATAGCACTACCATTTCTGCAATTTGCCCCGGTTTAATTGCTTTATGAGTCTTCTTTAGGGGCGCTTGGATCTGAGTAGTAAATCCGGTTTCGTCTCCGACTTCTATATTCAGTCGTCGTTCCCGATTTTCAATGATCACCAGCTGTCCGCGATTATTGACAGTTTGCTCCTCGCCAATCAATTCTTCTGTAACAAAAACATCCAATACCTCACCCCGCCAGAATCCACTGTAAGGGTAGCGACGATAGGAAACATTCCGCATACTAGCCGAGTAAATGGGCCCCCAAAGCCAGTAAAGACCACCTATTACTCCCAAGAAAAAGGTTATCCCACCCAACTGTTCGCCCAAAACAAAATTACCTAAGAGTGAAACCACCACAACGACGAGGACTGAAATCAGCAGTCGCTTTAAAAACTCTTGAAACTTACCCCAGTAGTACGCATACTGCGGGCCTGTGGCGATCACGGGAATCAACTCTTCAAATTTCTGGCGCGTTAATGGGACTAACATGAGGAAAGCTAATTGCTAATTGGAGAATTGCTAGTTGAAGGATTGCTAATTGCGATTAGCGACTTACAATATCTTTTCTAAACCATAAACTAAAGATTTGAGTTGAGTAACTTTGCGGATGGCTAGTAGAACACCAGGCATATAGCACGACCTGTCTGTGGTATCGTGGCGCAGAGTATAAATTTGACCAGATGCTCCAAAGATAACTTCTTGATGGGCGATCAAACCAGGTAGACGAACGCTGTGGATGCGAATCCCTTCCTCTGCTTGAGAACCTCTGGCACCTGGTAGTTTTTCAGTTTCTTCTACCGATGGTGGGTTAAAGGTTTTACCGAGTTCAGCTAACAATTGGGCAGTCTGAAGGGCAGTACCGCTAGGGGCATCAGCTTTTTGGTTGTGGTGTAACTCGATAATTTCAACATGGTCAAAGTATTTGGATGCCTGGATAGCGGCTTGCTGTAGCAACACCATGCCGATAGAGAAGTTAGGGATAATCAAGGCACCTGTGCTGGCTTTGTCCGCAAAGTCGGCAAGGTCTTGAATTTGCTCTAGACTCAGGCCTGTGGTGCCAACTACGGGACGAATGCCGTAAGCGATCGCACTCCGCACGTTCTCATAAACTGAGTCTGGATGGGTAAACTCTACCATCACTCCCTGTTCTCTTTCCTGTGTCGCCAGCACCAGCATCCCTTGTAAGTCGCTGACAATCGGCACTTCCAAAGGGCCGCAGCCTGCCACTTCTCCAACGTCTTTACCTTGATGTTCCGGAGTGCGGTCTATTGCGCCCAAGAGGGTCATATCTTTGGCTTGTGCAACGGCTTTGACCACTTCGCGTCCCATTTTGCCAGCCGCACCGTTGACAACAACGGGGATGGGAGATTGTTGATTCGTCATACTTTAAGCATATCCTTCTTGACAAGGGCATTTTAGAACAAGAAGGGCAACGCTGTGGGCTGATTTTGAATCAGGGTATTTTCAAGGTAATTGGAATTAGGCACTTTTCACTTCAGATAGCGCCTTACTAG includes:
- the dapB gene encoding 4-hydroxy-tetrahydrodipicolinate reductase, producing the protein MTNQQSPIPVVVNGAAGKMGREVVKAVAQAKDMTLLGAIDRTPEHQGKDVGEVAGCGPLEVPIVSDLQGMLVLATQEREQGVMVEFTHPDSVYENVRSAIAYGIRPVVGTTGLSLEQIQDLADFADKASTGALIIPNFSIGMVLLQQAAIQASKYFDHVEIIELHHNQKADAPSGTALQTAQLLAELGKTFNPPSVEETEKLPGARGSQAEEGIRIHSVRLPGLIAHQEVIFGASGQIYTLRHDTTDRSCYMPGVLLAIRKVTQLKSLVYGLEKIL